The window CCTGGTGCGGCTGTCGGACAAATTCACCACCGGCTCTTCGATCATGCCGCAGAAGCGCAATCCGGATGCCGCGGAACTGGTGCGCGCCAAGACCGGCCGCGTCATCGGCGCGCTCACCGGCCTGCTGATCGTGATGAAGGGACTGCCGCTGGCCTATCAAAAGGACATGCAGGAGGACAAGCAGGGGGCGATGGAGGCCTTCGCCGCGCTGTCGCTGGCGGTCCGGGCCATGACCGGGATGGTGCGCGACCTGGTGCCCGATGAAGCCCGGATGAAGGCCGCCGCGGGCGAAGGTTATGCCACCGCGACCGATCTCGCCGACTGGCTGGTGCGGACGCTGAAGATGCCGTTCCGCGACGCCCATCACGTCACCGGGCGGATTGTCGCACAGGCCTCCGCGGACGGGGTGGCACTGCACGATCTGCCGTTACAGGCCATGCAGGCGATCGAGCCACGCATCACCGCCGATGTGCTGGGCGTGCTGTCGGTCGAGAGTTCGGTGAAAAGCCGGACCAGCTATGGCGGCACCGCGCCCAAGAATGTCCGCGCACAGGCCAAGGGCTGGCTCAAGCGCTTGGAAAAAGAGCAAAATTCGGGCTGATCAACAAAAAAATCCTGCCGCCGCAGGGCTCGCCAAAAGCCGGCGATCTTTGTAGGGTGGCGCCGCATTTGGGGAATTGGATTGTGACTCGGGGTTCAAACGTGGGTTCTGCGAAGCTTTCGCAGGGAAGGTTCGCGCTGGTGGTGCTGGCGTCCCTGACACTGGCGCTGGGCGCTTGCGGCCGCAAGGCCGGCCTCGATCAGCCGCCGAGCGCGTCGGCGCCCGCGAGCGACGGGCTGCAGGTCGATCCCACTGTGTCGGCGCAGGAAGATGCCGCCGAGGCGGGCAAGAACGTGTTCAATCCGACCGCGCCCGGCGACAAGGCGAAATACGCGCCCCGCGGCCCGAAAAAACGCATTATCATCGATCCGATCCTGGATTAAGCGCTATGCATCACTTTGACTATCGCAACGGCGTGCTCCACGCCGAAGACGTCGACTTGGCCGCGCTCGCCGAGAGCGTCGGCACGCCGTTCTATTGCTATTCGACGGCGACGCTGGAGCGCCACTACCGGGTCTTTACCGAGGCTTTTGCCGGCGAGAAGACGCTGGTCTGCTACGCCACGAAGGCCAATTCCAACCAGTCGGTGCTGCGCACCCTGGCGAAACTGGGAGCTGGCGCAGACGTGGTGTCGGGCGGTGAAATGCAGCGCGCGCTGGCCGCCGGTATTCCACCGAACAAGATCCTGTTCTCCGGTGTCGGCAAGACCGAAGCCGAACTGCGCGCCGCGCTGTCGCACGACATTCTCTGCATCAACGTCGAGTCGGAGCCCGAACTCGAACTGCTGTCGAAGCTCGCGGTCGAGACCGGTAAGACCGCGCGGATTTCAGTGCGCGTCAATCCCGATGTCGATGCCGGCACCCACGCCAAGATCTCCACCGGCAAGTCCGAAAACAAGTTCGGCATTCCGATTTCGCGCGCCCGCGAGGTCTATGCCCGCGCGGCGAAGCTGCCGGGGATCGAAGTGACCGGCACCGACATGCATATCGGCAGCCAGATCACCGATTTGTCCAAGATGGAAACCGCGTTCCGGATTCTGTCCGAATTCGTGCGGACGCTGCGCGCCGACGGCCACACCATCACGCATATCGATTTTGGCGGTGGCCTCGGCATTCCCTATCACCTGGACCGCGAAGCGCCGCCGCTGCCGTCGGCCTATGCCGCGATGGTCAAGCGGGTGACGCACAATCTCGGCTGCACGCTGATGTTCGAGCCGGGCCGGCTGATCGTCGGCAATGCCGGCATCCTTGTCACGCGCGTCATCTATGTGAAGCCGGGCGAGGCCAAGAATTTCGTCATCATCGATGCGGCGATGAACGACCTGATCCGTCCGACGCTGTATGAAGCGCATCACGACATCCTGCCGGTGCGGCAGCCCGCGCCCGGCGAACGCACCATCCTCGCCGACGTGGTCGGCCCCGTCTGCGAGACCGGCGACTATCTCGCGCTCGATCGCACGCTGCCGGAGCCGAAGGCCGGCGATCTCATCGCCATCATGACCGCCGGCGCCTATGGCGCGGTGCAGGCCGGCACCTACAACACCCGCGCCCTGGTGCCCGAGGTGCTGGTCAAGGGCGACCAGTACGCCGTGGTCCGCCCGCGCATCGAGGTCGAGGCGCTGATCGCGATGGACAAGCCGGCGCCATGGTTGTGAGGCTCTGAGATCAACGCCATGCGGCATTTTACCTCGCTCCGCTTGAGGGGAGAAGGGAGCGCCGCTCGTTGCCGTGCTTTATGCGGCACGATCGGCGCAAATCACTCAATAAAGTCGATCCCTGCGATAGCGGCAGACACAGCGCACTCTCGCGACAGTTTTAACAAAAATGTTTCCCTTTTCACGGGAAAATATTTTGTTGCGCAATCAGGCTTTACAACCTGCGTGCGAACGTTGCAGTTTATGTCTGGGCAGCTGAGGTGAACTGGCGGGTGGTTTTGCCGGCAGCCCAAGGGGCTGTTGATGGCGGAATTGCGTAGCAGGCGTTGCCCGGTGGGAACCGTGTTGCAGCGGCTACCCACGAATTCCTCATCTCGCGTTAGCGACTGTTGTCGTGGGTATGCAATTTCCGCAGCGCAAGTCGCGTTTCCTGCAAACCTTAACTCAGAGGGCTTCAACGGTAGGGCTCCAGACAGACGCTGGACTCAGCAACAGCCCGAACTCGCAGAGATCATCGCTCCTGTTATGCTGCACAACGGACCTCGCGTTGATCTTAATGATAGCGCAGTGCCAGCCCTAAAATGATGTTGTGGTTACAACCTGCGTGCGAACGTTGCAGTTTACCTGCCGGTGGTCTGTAAATTGGCGATAGCTGGAGTTAGTGACCGATGGGGCTGTTTCTTTTAGCGACGACTGAATGCATCGTCGCTTTTGCTGAACACCGTCTACTTCTCATAACCTTGTTTGCCCGGAAGGAAGCACCCCGATCGGCGAGGAATCTAAGCATCCGTGTGAATGTCGTTTGGCCATCGCGTCAAGGGCTCAAAGCGTACGAGAACAACCTTGATGTTTAACGATCTTGCCGTGCTGGCTTTCGTTCTTTTATTGACGCTTTGGCTGGCGGCGGCGGCGGGGCCGATCGTCTGGACTGCGGTTCGTACTGGCAGACTTTTGGCTCGCGGTACCGTCTATCATCGAGACGATCATCCTGCTCTCTTTTACGGGGGGCTTCTTTTTTGGCTGGGAATGCTCGTCGTGATGCTCGTTTTGTCGGTGTTATTGATCATTAAGTTGGTTGTTGCGTTCAAACAGTACTAAACCAACAAAATGGGGGAATCTGATGGGCACGTTTGTCGATGACTTTCTCGGCAATTTTGAGCGAGATTTGGTCAGTAATTCTCTAAATGTGCCTTCTTCTATAACCAACGCCTATAGTGCCTATGTTGCGCTTACCAACGTGGCTGTCGGTGGAACGTATGTTGGGAAATTAGTTCAGGCTGGAAGAATGCTGGAGACGACAGCGGTTGCTTTTGCAACTGGCTCGAATTCAGTTAAGTCAGATTGGAGCGGTGCTGCCAATGCCATAGGGGCGCTTATTGTAGGAGGAGCTTTTATTGTCTTGGCGCCGGCAACTGTGCCCATGGCTTTCCTTGGATTGGGAGTTTCGTTTCTAGGTGGAGTCTTGTCTCAAGCCCTCTATGAAACGATGGCGCAGCACTATCCAAATTTGTCGAGTGAAGTTGTCGATTGGTTGGTAGAATCGGTAACAGAGACTATTGACGATCTAAGCGATGCAATTTCACAAATCGCTGATGACGTTTTGCTTTGGGCCGGTGATCAAATTGTTGATTACCTTCTGGAGCTTCTAGGAAACTTCTTTCCGAATTACGGTGACAGTGCACTAAACTCAGCTGACGCCAACATCAGGCATGGTCCGCCGTCGCCAAGGGCCGCGCCCGTCCGCTAAAACCCCAGCCTGTCCCGGATTCGCCCCGCCAGCACTGCAGCCGTCACCCCGATCGGCCAGAACGCGTGGAACGCCATCGGCTTGATGGCGGTGATCGGCATGTCGATGGCGGCGTCAGCGCCGCCGACAAGGCGCCGCGCGAGCTGTTGTCCCATCGCGGTGCTCAGCGCCACGCCGCGACCGTTGCAGCCGAGTGAGATCAAAAGGTTCGCTGCCGGCTCGTGCACATGCGGATAGTGATCGGCGGTGATCGCAAGGCGGCTGTTCCAGCCGTGGGTCCAGGACGCGCCTTTGAGCCGCGGCCACAGCCGTTCCGCATAACGCATGAGATAACTGACGTCGGACGCCTGGCGGATCCAGCGCATCGGCCCGCGTCCGCCCATCAGCAGGCGATTGTGCTGGTCGATGCGGTAATAAACAGTGATGTGGCCGCTCTCATAGAGCACCGAGCGCGTCGGCATGATTTCGCGGATCACATCGTCGGGCAGCGGTGCCGTTGCCGCGATCGACGAGAACACCGGCACGATGCTGCGCCGCAGCCCCGGCACCAGATCGCCGGTGAAGCCGTTGGTGGCGATCAGCACTTTTTCGGCAAACACGATCGCGCGTGGCGTCTCGATCCGCCAGCGCGTGCCGTCGCGTGTCAGCGACAGCGCCGGCGTGTCGCCGTGCACGGCTGCGCCGGCTGACATCGCCGCGCGCGCGAGGCCGCGCGCATAGCTCAGCGGATGCAGGTCGCCACCGCGCCGGTCGAACATGGCGCAGAGATAGCGATCGGTTCCGGTCATCTCGCGCAGCGCTGCGCGATCGAGCAGCGCGACCGGCATGCCGCGCCGGATGCATTGCTCGGCGGTCGCCGCGACGGTCGCCGCGCTTGCCGCGGTGTAGGCGGCGCGCAGGGTGCCGTTCTGCCGCGCTTCGCACGGGATCTGATAGCGGCTGATAAGATCGAGGGTGAAGTTGGTGGTGCCGTAGGCGAAGGCGATCATGCGGCCGCCGAGATCGGCGCCGAAGTCGGCTTCGATCTGGTCCGGATCGTGCTTCAGGCCGGGGTTGATATGGCCGCCATTGTTGCCCGATGCACCCCATCCCGGCTCCTGGGTTTCCAGCACGATCGTGTCCACGCGTTGCTCGGCGAGATGCAGCGCCGTCGACAGCCCCGTGAAGCCGCCGCCGATGATCGCCACCGAGACGGTTGTGTCCGTATCGAGTGCCGGCGTCGGCGTCGGCGCCACCGCGGTGTCGGCATAGAGGCTCGGCGGCAATGGCAAGCGTACGGGGTTAGACATCGACAGTTCCGGAGACAGGTTAAAGCGGATGCAGCACGCGGCGCAAAAAGTCTTGCGTGCGCGCATGCTGCGGCTGGTTGAGCACGGCGGTGGCCGGACCTTGTTCGACGATGATGCCGCCGTCGATGAACAGCACCCGGTCGGCGACGTCCTTGGCAAATCCCATCTCGTGGGTGACCACCACCATGGTCATGCCGTCGTCGGCGAGCTTGCGCATCACGCCGAGCACCTCGCCGACCAGTTCCGGATCGAGCGCCGATGTCGGCTCGTCGAACAGGATGGCCTTCGGCTGCATGGCCAGCGCGCGGGCAATGGCGACGCGCTGCTGCTGGCCGCCGGAAAGCTGCGCCGGATAGGTGTCGGCCTTGTCGGCGAGTCCCACCTGGGCGAGCAGCGCACGTCCGCGTTCAAGCGCAGCGGGCCGCGGCTCCTTCTTCACGAACACCGGCCCTTCGATGACGTTGTCCAGCGCAGTGCGGTGCGGGAACAGATTGAAGCGCTGGAACACCATCGAGATCTGGGTCCGGATTCCAACGATGGAGCGCGCGGTGCGGTCGACCCTGACGCCGTCCACCCGGATGTCGCCGGCGTCATAGCTCTCCAATCCGTTGATGCAGCGCAGGATGGTCGATTTGCCCGAGCCCGACGGACCGATGATGCAGACCACCTCGCCTTTGGTCACCGAGGCGGTGATGCCCTTGAGCACGTCGACGCGGCCGAAACTCTTGTGGATGTCGTCGAGCGCGATCATCGCCTGGCTGCCCGCTTCTCGAGGTGCCGCACCAGGAGGATGAGCGGAATGCTCATGGTGAGATACATCAGCGCCACCAGCGTAAACACGCTGGTGTTCTTGAAGGTCGACGATGCGATCAGCTTGCCCTGCAGCGCGAGCTCGGCCACCGTGATGGTGGAGGCCTGCGAGGAATCCTTCAGCAGCATGATCATGATGTTGCCGTAGGGCGGCAGCACGATCCGCACCGCCTGCGGCAGCACCACGCGGCGCATGGTCAGCCACCACCCCATGCCGATGGTCTGCGCCGCCTCGATCTGTCCCTTGTCGATCGCTTCGATGCCGGCGCGAAAATTCTCCGCCTGATAGGCCGAATAGCAAATGCCGAGCCCGAGGATCGCCGCCTGCAGCGCCGTCAACGCGACGCCGAACTCGGGCATCACGAAGTAGAGATAGAACAGCACGACGATGATCGGAATGCCGCGGATCAGGTTGATCAGTCCGCCGCTCACCCCCGACAGCACGCGCACGCCCGAAACCCGCATCAGCGCCCAGACCAGGCCGAGTGCCGTCGACAGCAGCAGCGAGCCGACGGTGACCAGGATGGTCAGCGCCACGCCGTGCAGCAGGATCGGCAGGAATTCGACGGCGTCGTGCAGGAAGTTTTGCATCTAGGGCCCGATGCGTTGAAAGTGAATCGTGTTGACCGTCATCCTGAGGTGCGAGCCTTGCGGTGCGCTTGCACCGCTGGGCGAGCCTCGAAGGATGAACGGCCCGGGTATCTAGCGTCGTGGCCGTCGCCCTTCGAGGGCCACGCTACGCGCGGCCACCTCAGGGTGACGGAGTAACTGTTGGAGGGCATCAATCCTGCGTCACGCGCCCTGCGCCTTCAGGCCCCATTTGTCGAGGATCTTGTCGACGGTGCCGTTCGCCTTGAGCCTGGCGAGCGATGTATTGATCTTCTTCAAGAGATCCTGGTCACCCTTGCGCACCCCGATGCCGACCGAGCCGACCATTGTCGGCTTGTAGGACTCGACCAGGCGGGCGCCGGCAAATCCGCCTTGCTTGAGATTGTAGGCGACGATCGGGTAGTCGGCGAAGCCGGCCTTGAGGCGGCCCGCGCCGACGTCGCGCAGGATGTCGGGAATGGTCTCGTAGACCTTGACCTCGCCGAAGGTGCCCGTCTTCTTCAGCGCGTCGACAAATGCCGTGCCGACCTGGGCGCCGACGACTTCGCCCTTCAGATCCTCGAATTTGGCGTAATCCCTGGTGTCGGTCTTCGGCACCAGCAGGCCCTCGCCATAGGTATAGAAGGGATCGGAGAAATCGATCACCTCCTTGCGCGCCGGCGTGATGAACATCGCCGCCGAGATGATGTCGATCTTGTTGGAGGTCAGCGATGCGATCAGCGCCGAGAATTGCATCGGCTCGATCTGGGTCTGGAAGCCGGCGTCCTTGCCGATCTCGGTGATGAGGTCGACCATCACGCCCTGGATGCTGTTGGTCTTGGTGTCGAGGAAGGTGAAGGGCACCCCGGTCGCTGTCGAGCCCACCTTCAGGACTTGCTGGGCCGAGGCCGGCATGAC is drawn from Bradyrhizobium prioriisuperbiae and contains these coding sequences:
- a CDS encoding lipoprotein; this translates as MGSAKLSQGRFALVVLASLTLALGACGRKAGLDQPPSASAPASDGLQVDPTVSAQEDAAEAGKNVFNPTAPGDKAKYAPRGPKKRIIIDPILD
- the lysA gene encoding diaminopimelate decarboxylase: MHHFDYRNGVLHAEDVDLAALAESVGTPFYCYSTATLERHYRVFTEAFAGEKTLVCYATKANSNQSVLRTLAKLGAGADVVSGGEMQRALAAGIPPNKILFSGVGKTEAELRAALSHDILCINVESEPELELLSKLAVETGKTARISVRVNPDVDAGTHAKISTGKSENKFGIPISRAREVYARAAKLPGIEVTGTDMHIGSQITDLSKMETAFRILSEFVRTLRADGHTITHIDFGGGLGIPYHLDREAPPLPSAYAAMVKRVTHNLGCTLMFEPGRLIVGNAGILVTRVIYVKPGEAKNFVIIDAAMNDLIRPTLYEAHHDILPVRQPAPGERTILADVVGPVCETGDYLALDRTLPEPKAGDLIAIMTAGAYGAVQAGTYNTRALVPEVLVKGDQYAVVRPRIEVEALIAMDKPAPWL
- a CDS encoding FAD-binding oxidoreductase — translated: MSNPVRLPLPPSLYADTAVAPTPTPALDTDTTVSVAIIGGGFTGLSTALHLAEQRVDTIVLETQEPGWGASGNNGGHINPGLKHDPDQIEADFGADLGGRMIAFAYGTTNFTLDLISRYQIPCEARQNGTLRAAYTAASAATVAATAEQCIRRGMPVALLDRAALREMTGTDRYLCAMFDRRGGDLHPLSYARGLARAAMSAGAAVHGDTPALSLTRDGTRWRIETPRAIVFAEKVLIATNGFTGDLVPGLRRSIVPVFSSIAATAPLPDDVIREIMPTRSVLYESGHITVYYRIDQHNRLLMGGRGPMRWIRQASDVSYLMRYAERLWPRLKGASWTHGWNSRLAITADHYPHVHEPAANLLISLGCNGRGVALSTAMGQQLARRLVGGADAAIDMPITAIKPMAFHAFWPIGVTAAVLAGRIRDRLGF
- a CDS encoding amino acid ABC transporter ATP-binding protein; translated protein: MIALDDIHKSFGRVDVLKGITASVTKGEVVCIIGPSGSGKSTILRCINGLESYDAGDIRVDGVRVDRTARSIVGIRTQISMVFQRFNLFPHRTALDNVIEGPVFVKKEPRPAALERGRALLAQVGLADKADTYPAQLSGGQQQRVAIARALAMQPKAILFDEPTSALDPELVGEVLGVMRKLADDGMTMVVVTHEMGFAKDVADRVLFIDGGIIVEQGPATAVLNQPQHARTQDFLRRVLHPL
- a CDS encoding amino acid ABC transporter permease — its product is MQNFLHDAVEFLPILLHGVALTILVTVGSLLLSTALGLVWALMRVSGVRVLSGVSGGLINLIRGIPIIVVLFYLYFVMPEFGVALTALQAAILGLGICYSAYQAENFRAGIEAIDKGQIEAAQTIGMGWWLTMRRVVLPQAVRIVLPPYGNIMIMLLKDSSQASTITVAELALQGKLIASSTFKNTSVFTLVALMYLTMSIPLILLVRHLEKRAARR
- a CDS encoding ABC transporter substrate-binding protein, which translates into the protein MLLKRLVHAAVAALALAAVMPASAQQVLKVGSTATGVPFTFLDTKTNSIQGVMVDLITEIGKDAGFQTQIEPMQFSALIASLTSNKIDIISAAMFITPARKEVIDFSDPFYTYGEGLLVPKTDTRDYAKFEDLKGEVVGAQVGTAFVDALKKTGTFGEVKVYETIPDILRDVGAGRLKAGFADYPIVAYNLKQGGFAGARLVESYKPTMVGSVGIGVRKGDQDLLKKINTSLARLKANGTVDKILDKWGLKAQGA